Proteins encoded in a region of the Pirellulaceae bacterium genome:
- the pckA gene encoding phosphoenolpyruvate carboxykinase (ATP), with translation MFDLHEYGIDVDKVLRNVSPAELYQESLRYEKGATLSDTGALIAYSGDKTGRSPKDKRVVRHPDSADDVWWGPINIGLDENVFYVNRERAIDYLNTRERLYVVDAFAGWDPAYRLKVRVICARPYHALFMHNMLIRPTREELEDFGEPDCVILNSGAFPANRYTESMTSKTSVDLSLERREVVILGTQYAGEMKKAVFTLANYLMPKQDVLPMHCSATANPKTGESSILFGLSGTGKTTLSADPNRQLIGDDEHCWTDSGIFNIEGGCYAKAIYLTCEAEPDIFDALKYGAVLENVVYDEADHHVDFANSSITENTRGSYPIEFISNARIPCMADHPTDIVFLTCDAFGVLPPVSRLTPEQAEYHFISGYTAKVAGTEVGVTEPEATFSPCFGGPFLVWHPGKYAELLSKKIVKSNANVWLINTGWSGGSHGVGERIKLAYTRAIVNAVHCGDLSNAPVEREPFFGLDVVKKCPGVPDEILVPRNTWADSEAYDQVAAKLARLFHENFKTYSEGVSAAVRAAGPRSPQVVS, from the coding sequence ATGTTTGACTTACACGAGTATGGAATCGACGTCGACAAAGTGTTGCGAAATGTTTCTCCGGCTGAGCTGTATCAAGAGTCACTACGCTATGAAAAGGGTGCGACCCTGTCTGATACGGGAGCGTTAATAGCCTATTCCGGTGACAAAACCGGGCGGTCACCCAAAGACAAGCGAGTCGTACGTCATCCTGATTCGGCCGATGACGTATGGTGGGGGCCGATCAATATTGGTCTCGACGAAAATGTGTTTTACGTCAATCGAGAACGGGCGATCGATTATTTGAACACCCGTGAACGGCTCTATGTCGTCGATGCTTTTGCCGGTTGGGATCCGGCGTACCGTTTAAAAGTGCGTGTCATTTGTGCCCGTCCCTATCATGCACTCTTTATGCACAATATGTTGATTCGCCCGACCCGCGAAGAATTAGAAGATTTTGGTGAGCCGGACTGTGTGATCTTGAACTCCGGTGCTTTCCCCGCCAATCGTTACACGGAAAGCATGACGTCCAAGACGAGTGTCGATTTAAGCCTTGAACGTCGTGAGGTTGTGATTTTGGGCACTCAATATGCCGGCGAAATGAAAAAAGCTGTTTTTACGCTTGCCAATTATCTCATGCCGAAACAGGACGTATTGCCGATGCACTGTTCGGCGACTGCTAATCCGAAGACCGGTGAATCGTCGATATTGTTCGGACTTTCAGGGACTGGGAAGACGACACTCTCAGCAGATCCCAATCGTCAATTGATTGGTGATGACGAGCACTGTTGGACCGACAGCGGGATTTTTAATATCGAAGGAGGCTGCTACGCGAAAGCCATCTATCTAACCTGCGAAGCCGAACCTGATATTTTTGACGCGCTCAAGTACGGTGCGGTTCTAGAGAATGTCGTTTATGACGAGGCGGATCACCACGTTGATTTTGCCAACTCAAGCATCACCGAGAATACCCGCGGATCCTATCCGATTGAATTTATTTCAAATGCGCGAATTCCCTGTATGGCCGATCATCCCACGGATATCGTGTTTTTGACTTGTGATGCATTCGGGGTCTTGCCGCCTGTCAGTCGGCTGACTCCCGAACAGGCTGAATACCACTTCATCAGCGGGTACACGGCGAAAGTCGCCGGTACAGAAGTAGGTGTGACTGAACCTGAGGCGACTTTTTCGCCTTGCTTTGGCGGACCATTTCTCGTTTGGCATCCAGGCAAATATGCTGAATTGTTGTCGAAAAAAATCGTGAAAAGTAACGCCAATGTCTGGTTAATCAACACCGGCTGGAGCGGAGGTTCTCATGGCGTTGGTGAGCGAATTAAGCTTGCCTACACACGCGCAATTGTTAATGCAGTGCATTGCGGCGACCTGTCTAATGCTCCTGTTGAACGTGAGCCCTTCTTTGGGCTGGATGTCGTGAAGAAATGTCCAGGTGTCCCGGATGAAATCCTCGTTCCTCGTAACACTTGGGCGGATTCAGAGGCCTACGACCAAGTCGCAGCTAAGCTTGCCCGTTTGTTCCATGAGAATTTTAAGACCTACTCGGAAGGAGTCAGTGCGGCAGTGCGAGCTGCCGGACCTCGTTCCCCGCAGGTTGTCTCGTAG